From Alkalibacter saccharofermentans DSM 14828, the proteins below share one genomic window:
- a CDS encoding cell division protein FtsQ/DivIB yields MDKRKKDNLKLNLSKLFFVLFVSACMVLLTYIWFLTDFFNIESIEYFDYEKIEESDLREASGLVEGENIFLVKTSEAVDSMKKLGYVKEASIIRVFPDRLRVYITEREPICIVSVSGGYIYLDEQGVVAEVAEKLTKWTVPLITGLEDAATLKSEAQKLAIEPAWVGNNILGVLGLLKDFELTGRISEINVTKEKHLHIYTNGGSIIKVKDKENIQSRINFLYTFLTENDDRMIVDLTHGGNPTYTPR; encoded by the coding sequence ATGGACAAAAGGAAAAAAGACAATCTTAAACTAAACTTAAGCAAGTTGTTTTTTGTACTGTTCGTTTCGGCTTGTATGGTATTATTAACCTATATATGGTTTTTAACTGATTTTTTCAACATTGAGTCAATTGAATACTTTGATTACGAGAAAATCGAAGAATCAGATTTAAGAGAAGCCTCAGGGCTTGTGGAGGGAGAAAATATATTTCTGGTCAAAACATCTGAAGCGGTAGATTCCATGAAAAAACTGGGTTACGTAAAAGAAGCCAGCATCATAAGGGTTTTTCCTGACAGGCTCAGAGTATACATTACAGAAAGAGAACCCATTTGCATAGTGTCGGTAAGCGGTGGCTATATATATCTTGACGAGCAGGGAGTGGTAGCAGAAGTCGCAGAGAAATTGACAAAATGGACAGTACCGTTGATAACCGGGCTTGAAGATGCTGCTACTCTAAAGAGCGAAGCGCAGAAACTGGCAATCGAACCTGCTTGGGTTGGAAACAATATACTCGGGGTGCTGGGGTTGCTTAAAGATTTTGAGTTAACTGGGAGAATATCGGAAATAAACGTAACAAAAGAAAAACATTTGCATATATATACAAATGGTGGTAGTATAATAAAAGTCAAGGACAAAGAAAACATACAGTCGAGAATCAATTTTTTATACACATTTTTAACTGAAAATGACGACAGGATGATCGTAGATTTAACCCATGGAGGAAATCCAACATATACTCCAAGGTAA
- a CDS encoding DUF881 domain-containing protein, translated as MKKFKGRVEIAVICVIIGVMIVLQMQTIGNLGGLVSSQRADDLLIELNQLKRENTELSQRAGELSSRVAEFESQAADNSRYIERLLQDVSDARTYSGQTDLEGEGLQITLDYDSVENDGFDPFLYNSELLLLLVNELNAAGAEAISINGERLVSISEIRLAGSHININGARHSRPFVFKVIGDAKTLRSAILIRAGIADIMRANYISVSIEEMEELTVEKYDRTINFRYAKPVGEE; from the coding sequence TTGAAAAAGTTTAAAGGAAGAGTGGAGATAGCTGTAATCTGCGTGATCATTGGAGTGATGATTGTGCTTCAGATGCAGACTATAGGAAACTTGGGGGGGCTGGTCAGCAGCCAAAGGGCAGATGATCTTTTGATCGAGCTAAATCAGCTTAAAAGAGAAAATACCGAACTTTCCCAAAGGGCTGGGGAACTGTCCAGCAGAGTAGCGGAATTTGAATCTCAAGCAGCGGACAACAGCAGGTACATCGAAAGATTGCTTCAAGACGTTAGCGACGCCAGGACTTATTCAGGTCAAACTGATCTTGAAGGTGAAGGGCTTCAGATAACCCTTGATTACGACAGCGTCGAGAACGACGGCTTTGATCCCTTTCTTTACAATTCAGAACTCTTGCTTTTACTGGTTAACGAACTTAATGCAGCCGGTGCGGAAGCGATTTCTATTAACGGAGAGAGGCTGGTTAGCATATCTGAAATCAGACTAGCAGGAAGTCATATAAACATAAACGGAGCCAGGCATTCCAGACCCTTTGTCTTTAAGGTCATAGGAGATGCTAAAACCTTGAGATCGGCAATACTCATAAGAGCGGGCATAGCAGATATAATGAGGGCTAATTACATAAGCGTATCCATAGAAGAGATGGAAGAATTAACAGTTGAAAAATACGACAGAACAATAAACTTCAGATATGCCAAGCCGGTTGGTGAAGAATGA
- a CDS encoding DUF881 domain-containing protein gives MMERQFKKSEWQVFVVFAISGLIMAVFFLNTSRGTGSWNGIITAKTIYSYQSEISQLKTRNEDLYQSISQLEEKLEFYSVDDPDYAVLENELYNELVKYDIITGKGDVAGQGLRMELSDSTRELEPGENINNFIIHNSDVLEIINELKSNGAEVIAINGYRLSWDSQIDCAGPVIYIDDYVAGTPFVIEAIGNKDRLYAGLEAQDSIVQLLRHWEINVSIEEKEQVVIKSRDNL, from the coding sequence ATGATGGAAAGGCAGTTTAAGAAGTCTGAGTGGCAGGTGTTCGTTGTTTTTGCCATATCCGGATTGATCATGGCTGTGTTCTTTCTTAACACTTCAAGAGGAACTGGAAGCTGGAACGGAATTATTACGGCAAAGACAATCTACAGCTATCAAAGTGAAATCAGTCAACTGAAAACAAGAAATGAAGATTTGTATCAAAGCATTTCACAACTCGAAGAAAAGCTGGAATTTTACTCTGTCGACGACCCGGATTACGCAGTTTTGGAAAATGAACTGTACAATGAGCTGGTTAAATATGATATAATTACGGGAAAGGGCGACGTGGCAGGGCAAGGCCTGAGAATGGAGCTCTCCGATAGCACCAGGGAACTTGAGCCTGGGGAAAATATTAATAATTTCATTATCCATAACAGCGATGTTCTGGAAATCATCAATGAGCTCAAGTCAAACGGAGCTGAGGTGATAGCCATAAACGGCTACAGACTTTCCTGGGATTCCCAGATAGATTGTGCCGGGCCGGTTATTTATATTGACGATTATGTAGCGGGAACGCCGTTTGTAATAGAGGCCATAGGAAACAAGGATCGCCTGTATGCCGGCTTGGAAGCTCAAGACAGCATAGTGCAGCTCTTGAGACACTGGGAAATAAATGTATCTATCGAAGAAAAAGAACAAGTTGTAATTAAAAGCAGGGACAACCTGTAA
- a CDS encoding small basic family protein, with amino-acid sequence MILALAGLALGIFLGFVLPLDLPSSYTSYMSIALLASLDSVFGGIRAEMEGHFDSHIFISGFFGNVTIATFLAYFGDRVGIPLYYAAIFTFGTRLFQNFAIIRRIFLNKIEQKYYKH; translated from the coding sequence ATGATTTTAGCACTAGCAGGACTTGCATTGGGGATTTTTTTAGGATTTGTTTTGCCCTTGGATCTCCCTTCATCATACACGTCGTACATGTCCATAGCTTTGTTGGCGTCTTTGGATTCGGTATTTGGAGGAATTAGAGCTGAAATGGAAGGACATTTCGATTCTCATATATTCATTTCTGGTTTCTTCGGCAATGTCACGATAGCCACGTTTTTGGCATATTTTGGTGACAGAGTAGGGATTCCCCTATATTATGCGGCCATATTCACATTCGGTACTAGGCTGTTCCAAAACTTCGCCATAATAAGAAGGATATTTTTAAACAAAATAGAACAAAAATATTATAAACATTAA
- the ftsZ gene encoding cell division protein FtsZ: MLQFDMEFEQFASIKVIGVGGGGNNAVNRMIESGLKGVSFAVVNTDNQALSLSLAQERIQIGEKTTSGLGAGANPEIGQKSAEESEDILRESIKGVDLLFVTAGMGGGTGTGAAPIVAKVAKEMGVLTVGVVTKPFSFEGKVRMNNADLGIRLLSDSVDALVTIPNDRLLQLADKTTSLRDAFKMADNVLLQGVRGISDLIAIPGLVSLDFADVKTIMKDTGLAHMGVGVATGENKAAEAAKQAIHSPLLETQIDGATGVLLNITGGSNLTLFEVDQAAEIAREAADPDANVIFGAAIDESMEDEIKITVIATGFSNKTAPVQQTHQQKAQPSSPMDQFDIPSFLKRSK, encoded by the coding sequence TTGCTTCAATTTGATATGGAATTTGAACAATTCGCTTCGATAAAGGTAATAGGTGTTGGCGGTGGAGGAAACAACGCAGTCAACAGAATGATTGAGTCGGGACTGAAGGGAGTTAGCTTTGCTGTCGTAAATACTGACAATCAGGCTTTGTCTCTATCTTTAGCTCAAGAGAGGATTCAGATAGGCGAAAAAACAACTTCAGGATTAGGAGCCGGAGCGAATCCGGAAATTGGTCAAAAATCCGCCGAAGAAAGTGAAGACATACTGAGAGAGTCCATAAAAGGAGTGGACCTGCTTTTTGTAACAGCTGGCATGGGTGGAGGAACAGGAACGGGAGCCGCTCCCATAGTCGCGAAAGTAGCAAAGGAAATGGGAGTTCTTACAGTAGGAGTGGTAACAAAACCGTTCTCCTTTGAAGGAAAAGTCAGAATGAACAATGCAGACCTTGGGATAAGGCTTCTTAGCGATAGCGTAGATGCCCTTGTTACGATTCCTAACGATAGATTGCTGCAGCTTGCAGACAAGACTACCTCTTTGAGAGATGCTTTTAAAATGGCTGATAATGTTTTGTTACAAGGGGTTAGAGGTATTTCTGACCTTATAGCGATTCCGGGACTTGTAAGTTTGGACTTTGCAGACGTAAAGACCATTATGAAAGACACAGGACTTGCTCACATGGGAGTCGGGGTAGCAACTGGAGAAAACAAGGCTGCAGAAGCTGCGAAGCAAGCTATTCACAGTCCTTTGCTGGAAACTCAGATAGATGGAGCTACCGGAGTACTTTTAAACATCACAGGGGGATCAAACCTTACCCTGTTCGAGGTGGACCAGGCAGCGGAAATCGCAAGAGAAGCTGCAGATCCAGATGCGAATGTTATATTTGGTGCTGCTATAGACGAGAGCATGGAGGACGAAATAAAGATCACTGTAATAGCTACGGGGTTCTCCAATAAGACAGCTCCTGTTCAGCAGACGCATCAGCAAAAAGCCCAGCCATCAAGCCCTATGGATCAATTTGATATCCCAAGCTTTTTGAAAAGAAGCAAATAG
- the nrdR gene encoding transcriptional regulator NrdR: MKCPFCNHMESKVVDSRPTEEGNVIRRRRECFNCAKRFTTYEKIEDIPLMVVKKGGHREQFDRNKIMNGILRACEKRPISIKQIESIVDDIEKEVYQTLEREVSSDAIGEMIMENLKNLDEVAYVRFASVYRQFKDLNTFIDELNKLLKENNPV, translated from the coding sequence TTGAAATGTCCATTTTGCAATCACATGGAAAGCAAAGTAGTTGATTCCAGGCCAACCGAGGAAGGAAATGTAATAAGAAGGCGACGGGAATGCTTCAATTGCGCAAAGAGATTCACAACATACGAAAAAATCGAGGACATACCGTTGATGGTTGTGAAAAAAGGTGGACATCGAGAACAGTTTGACAGAAATAAAATTATGAACGGAATATTGAGAGCTTGTGAAAAACGGCCGATTTCAATAAAACAAATAGAATCTATCGTGGACGATATCGAGAAAGAAGTATACCAGACATTGGAAAGAGAAGTGTCTTCAGACGCTATCGGCGAAATGATCATGGAGAATCTCAAAAACCTTGACGAGGTCGCTTATGTAAGATTTGCTTCCGTTTACAGACAATTTAAAGATTTGAATACATTTATCGACGAACTAAATAAACTTTTAAAAGAAAACAACCCTGTTTAA
- a CDS encoding NUDIX hydrolase: MFYEKTINSKEIYKGRIIDLRVEDVELTNGTKSVREIITHGGASAILANHKGKVILVRQFRKPIDKVLLEMPAGKIDPGEDPTVCALRELEEETGMKATHITKIGEIHTTPGFSNELIHIYYTENLVEGKLNRDEDEMMDTVMVGLDELEGMIENGDITDGKTLAAIAMCRKYLFK; this comes from the coding sequence ATGTTTTATGAAAAGACTATAAATTCCAAGGAAATCTACAAAGGAAGAATAATAGATTTAAGGGTGGAGGATGTGGAGCTGACCAACGGAACAAAATCTGTGAGGGAAATCATCACCCATGGGGGAGCAAGTGCGATTCTTGCGAACCACAAGGGGAAAGTGATTTTGGTCAGGCAATTCAGAAAACCCATCGACAAAGTTCTTCTTGAGATGCCCGCTGGTAAGATAGATCCAGGAGAGGACCCGACAGTGTGCGCGTTAAGAGAGTTAGAAGAAGAGACTGGCATGAAGGCGACTCATATAACCAAAATTGGCGAAATACATACTACACCTGGTTTCTCCAATGAGCTAATACACATTTATTATACTGAAAATCTAGTTGAAGGAAAACTGAACAGGGACGAAGACGAAATGATGGATACCGTAATGGTTGGATTAGATGAGTTGGAGGGCATGATTGAAAATGGAGACATAACAGATGGGAAGACGCTGGCAGCGATCGCCATGTGCAGAAAATATTTGTTTAAATAG
- a CDS encoding phosphopentomutase has protein sequence MASRVIWLVIDSVGIGEMPDAGDYGDEGSNTLENLYRENPSLKLPNLEKMGLGLIEGVSVIPRTENPVAAYGKAAQMSPGKDTTTGHWEMAGIVLEKPFPLFPDGFPPDLIKEFENKIGRKTLGNYPASGTEIINVLGDEHVKTGSPIVYTSGDSVFQIAAHEDVISLEELYRMCETAREMLSGDLAVGRVIARPFTGKGNGNYGRTRNRHDYSLSPYHDTVLNMVESKGLGVYGVGKIFDIFAGSGITKSLKMKDNKQGMEITMSLMEEVDRGLIFVNLVDFDMIYGHRNDVEGYSNALMDFDEQLVKLIGKMDREDVLVINADHGCDPTTESTDHSREYVPVLVYGDSVNPVNIGVRKSFSDIGQTIAEFLQTESIANGESFAWKVLKKT, from the coding sequence GTGGCGTCAAGAGTCATATGGTTAGTGATAGATAGCGTAGGCATAGGTGAAATGCCTGATGCAGGAGATTACGGAGATGAAGGAAGCAATACTTTGGAAAACCTATATAGGGAAAATCCCAGCCTAAAGCTTCCGAATCTTGAAAAAATGGGCTTGGGCCTGATAGAGGGGGTAAGTGTTATTCCCCGGACAGAGAATCCTGTGGCAGCTTATGGCAAAGCGGCACAGATGTCCCCCGGCAAAGACACAACTACCGGCCATTGGGAGATGGCAGGAATAGTTCTGGAAAAACCTTTTCCATTGTTTCCCGATGGATTTCCCCCAGATTTAATAAAAGAATTTGAAAACAAAATAGGAAGAAAGACCTTGGGTAATTATCCTGCCTCAGGTACGGAGATAATCAATGTATTGGGAGATGAGCACGTTAAGACCGGCTCTCCCATAGTTTATACATCAGGTGACAGCGTGTTTCAGATAGCAGCCCATGAGGATGTAATTTCTCTTGAAGAATTGTACAGGATGTGTGAGACAGCCCGTGAGATGCTGTCTGGAGATTTGGCTGTAGGAAGGGTTATCGCAAGACCTTTCACAGGGAAGGGGAATGGAAATTATGGGAGGACCAGAAACAGGCACGATTACTCTCTAAGCCCATATCATGATACTGTGCTAAACATGGTTGAAAGCAAAGGGCTTGGAGTATACGGAGTAGGCAAGATATTCGACATATTTGCAGGCAGCGGAATTACCAAAAGCTTAAAGATGAAAGACAACAAACAGGGAATGGAAATTACAATGTCACTGATGGAAGAGGTGGACAGAGGTCTGATATTTGTAAACCTAGTGGACTTTGACATGATATATGGGCATCGAAACGATGTGGAAGGTTACAGTAATGCCCTTATGGATTTCGATGAGCAACTTGTCAAGTTGATAGGCAAAATGGATAGGGAAGATGTTTTGGTAATAAATGCAGACCATGGATGCGATCCTACTACCGAGAGCACTGACCATTCAAGAGAGTATGTTCCTGTTTTGGTATACGGGGACTCTGTAAATCCTGTCAACATAGGAGTGAGAAAGAGCTTTTCGGATATAGGACAGACGATAGCTGAGTTTTTACAAACAGAATCTATTGCCAATGGGGAGAGCTTTGCATGGAAAGTCTTGAAAAAAACTTAA
- the lysA gene encoding diaminopimelate decarboxylase has protein sequence MDNFIFSNHDTVELAKKYGTPLYVLSEDIIEENAETMKTAFEKCNIDYEINYAGKAFLTIAMCKIVENAGLSLDVVSGGELYTAIKAGFPMEKVCFHGSNKSIAEIEMAFDNKVGKIVADSEYELEILDRIAAKKNHKPKVMVRVSPGIEAHTHEYVQTGRIDSKFGVPLKLVDKVLSDSKKFIYLNIIGLHCHIGSQIYDEKPFLLAAETMLKLMKKIEGYGFEMKELNLGGGFGIPYLKDDSVFDVDTYVQRLVYFTKNKCDEIGLKFPKLLVEPGRFIVGTAGITLYEVGIVKEIPHTRKYISVDGGMADNPRPALYDALYHAVVANKMVFSDDEEELVTISGRCCETDTLITDVLLPKCEPGDILAVLNTGAYNYSMASNYNRLPKPAVVLLKDDKDQIIVERETYEDIILKDRLPDWYK, from the coding sequence TTGGATAACTTTATTTTTTCAAATCACGATACTGTGGAGCTGGCAAAAAAATACGGAACCCCTCTTTATGTGTTGAGTGAAGATATAATTGAAGAAAATGCCGAAACGATGAAAACGGCATTTGAAAAATGCAATATTGATTACGAGATAAACTATGCAGGTAAAGCATTTTTAACAATAGCCATGTGCAAAATCGTGGAAAATGCAGGACTCTCACTAGATGTAGTTTCAGGAGGAGAGCTCTACACTGCAATTAAGGCAGGCTTCCCTATGGAAAAAGTCTGTTTTCACGGATCAAACAAGTCCATTGCTGAAATAGAGATGGCATTTGATAACAAGGTGGGAAAGATTGTCGCTGACAGTGAATATGAGCTTGAAATCCTTGATAGAATCGCAGCAAAAAAGAATCATAAGCCAAAGGTAATGGTGCGAGTGTCTCCGGGGATAGAAGCCCACACACACGAGTACGTACAGACCGGAAGGATAGATTCTAAATTTGGCGTGCCCCTTAAGCTTGTGGATAAAGTGCTTTCGGATTCTAAGAAATTCATCTATCTAAACATAATAGGGCTCCACTGCCATATTGGATCTCAGATTTACGACGAGAAGCCATTTTTATTAGCTGCCGAAACGATGCTGAAGCTGATGAAGAAAATCGAAGGTTATGGGTTTGAAATGAAAGAGCTGAACCTTGGGGGAGGCTTCGGAATCCCATACCTAAAGGATGATTCCGTATTCGATGTAGACACTTACGTTCAAAGGCTTGTTTACTTTACAAAGAATAAATGCGATGAAATAGGCTTGAAGTTTCCGAAACTTCTCGTTGAGCCGGGACGGTTTATCGTAGGAACAGCGGGAATCACACTTTATGAAGTGGGTATTGTAAAGGAAATTCCACATACCAGGAAATACATAAGCGTGGACGGAGGCATGGCGGATAACCCTAGACCAGCCCTGTACGATGCGCTTTACCATGCGGTCGTAGCAAACAAGATGGTATTTTCGGATGATGAAGAGGAGTTGGTGACTATAAGCGGAAGGTGCTGCGAGACTGATACCTTGATTACCGACGTTTTGCTTCCAAAATGCGAGCCTGGAGATATACTGGCCGTTTTGAATACCGGTGCATATAATTATTCCATGGCAAGCAATTACAACAGGCTTCCAAAACCAGCGGTAGTTCTGCTTAAAGATGATAAGGACCAAATAATAGTAGAGAGGGAAACTTACGAAGACATCATACTAAAAGATAGGCTTCCTGATTGGTATAAATAA